In Devosia sp. XK-2, one DNA window encodes the following:
- a CDS encoding MarR family transcriptional regulator: protein MPLSNKAEISALLANAGIDAATAEAVLDIDGVMQKWRRRAMKRELGHRALLDLGIALELPQYDVLAVIEGPGPDSAESHEVMVSTVAERLNIDPSRASRLVSELVEKGYAHRAVSQADARRTIIELTVLGQSVVEAVRAYKFMIMGEFLSEWNAAELAAFVPMLKRFGNWMDGIGPATEKHAAEIAALAQNIENATKPGNPG, encoded by the coding sequence ATGCCCTTGAGCAACAAAGCTGAGATCAGTGCCCTGCTGGCCAATGCCGGGATCGACGCGGCAACGGCGGAAGCCGTGCTGGATATTGATGGGGTGATGCAGAAATGGCGGCGGCGCGCCATGAAGCGCGAACTCGGGCACCGGGCGCTGCTTGATCTTGGGATCGCTCTGGAACTGCCGCAATATGACGTTCTGGCGGTCATCGAGGGTCCGGGGCCCGATAGTGCCGAAAGCCATGAAGTCATGGTGTCGACAGTGGCGGAACGGCTCAATATCGACCCGTCGCGCGCCAGCCGCCTGGTCAGCGAACTGGTCGAGAAGGGCTATGCGCACCGGGCTGTCAGCCAGGCCGATGCCCGGCGGACCATTATCGAGTTGACTGTGCTGGGTCAGAGCGTCGTCGAGGCCGTGCGGGCCTATAAGTTCATGATCATGGGCGAGTTTCTCTCCGAATGGAACGCGGCGGAGCTGGCCGCTTTCGTGCCCATGCTCAAGCGCTTCGGAAACTGGATGGACGGCATCGGCCCGGCGACCGAAAAGCACGCCGCAGAGATTGCAGCGCTTGCCCAAAACATCGAGAACGCTACCAAGCCCGGCAATCCTGGCTAG
- a CDS encoding cupin domain-containing protein produces MRADEIIAALGLQPHPEGGWYVQTFEDEPGPDGRARSTAIYFLLRAGEISHWHRVDAVETWLWHAGAPLELTMAGHEAMTTITLGADVLSGHRPQGIVPAHAWQSARSLGDWTLMSCTVAPGFRFEGFELAPPDWLPPTA; encoded by the coding sequence ATGAGAGCCGATGAGATCATCGCCGCGCTGGGCCTGCAACCCCATCCCGAAGGCGGGTGGTACGTCCAGACTTTTGAAGACGAACCGGGACCGGATGGGCGGGCCCGCTCCACCGCGATCTATTTCCTGCTCAGGGCTGGCGAAATCTCGCATTGGCACCGTGTCGATGCGGTGGAGACCTGGCTTTGGCATGCTGGCGCCCCGCTGGAACTGACCATGGCCGGACACGAGGCGATGACGACAATCACGCTGGGCGCGGATGTCCTGAGCGGTCACCGGCCGCAGGGGATTGTACCGGCCCATGCGTGGCAATCGGCCCGCAGCCTGGGTGACTGGACATTGATGAGCTGTACGGTCGCGCCCGGTTTCCGCTTTGAGGGGTTTGAACTGGCGCCGCCCGACTGGTTGCCGCCGACGGCATGA
- a CDS encoding molybdopterin-dependent oxidoreductase, protein MNAPIAQRTIRSVCPHDCPSVCALDVDILVDGTVGRVRGAKDDPYTAGVICEKVARYAERIHHPDRLTHPMRRIGPKGAGQWQPISWDEALDEIAARFLEIEQRHGPEAIWPYFYAGTMGHVQRDGIERLRAVRGYSHQYDTICTGLAWPGYIAGTGLLGGVNPEQMAESDCVVIWGTNAVHTQVNVMTHAMKARKTRGAKVVVIDIYRNATMDQADMGLVLRPGTDGALAVATMHVLLRDGLADRDYIARFTDFSPEFEAHLASRTPQWAAEITGLSVAEIEAFAHLVGKTPRTFFRLGFGFSRQRNGSTAMHAALSIPAMTGAWQHRGGGAFHSNSGTWALDKSRLKGSHLQKGNPRLLDMSEIGPILTGDEKALQGGGPVHAMIVQNTNPASIAPDQKLVHEGLRREDLFLVVHEQFMTETAELADIVLPATMFLEHNDYYTRGGHTRVLYGPAVVDAPGEARSNHEVINSIALRLGSDDPIFRTSARDMVADTFARSNYPSLEEVERTGFVDRERPDEEARFAKGFAWPDGRFRFAPDWQAVSAAKGYRWVCDPAIMPRFADHWAITEATSTEHPFKLATSPARAFLNSSFNQTPGSLKREGEPSVFIHPDDAARLGIADGAAVTVGNHRGSVQLTARLFDGLRTGVLIAEGLHRNKAHRGEQGINMLTSAEPAPPFGGAPFHDAAVWVRPAD, encoded by the coding sequence ATGAACGCCCCGATTGCCCAGCGCACCATCCGCTCCGTCTGCCCGCACGACTGTCCTTCGGTCTGCGCGCTCGATGTCGATATTCTGGTCGACGGCACGGTGGGCCGGGTACGCGGCGCCAAGGACGATCCCTATACGGCCGGCGTGATCTGCGAAAAGGTCGCGCGCTATGCCGAGCGCATCCATCATCCCGACCGCCTGACTCATCCCATGCGCCGCATTGGCCCGAAGGGGGCAGGGCAGTGGCAACCCATCTCCTGGGACGAGGCGCTGGACGAAATTGCCGCGCGCTTCCTCGAGATTGAGCAAAGGCATGGCCCTGAGGCAATCTGGCCTTATTTCTATGCCGGCACCATGGGCCATGTGCAACGCGACGGTATTGAGCGGTTGCGCGCCGTCCGCGGCTATTCGCACCAATATGACACGATCTGCACCGGCCTTGCCTGGCCAGGCTATATCGCTGGCACCGGGCTTCTGGGCGGGGTCAATCCCGAACAGATGGCCGAAAGCGATTGCGTTGTCATCTGGGGCACCAATGCGGTGCATACCCAGGTCAATGTGATGACCCATGCCATGAAGGCCCGCAAGACGCGCGGCGCCAAGGTCGTGGTCATCGACATCTATCGCAATGCCACCATGGATCAGGCCGATATGGGCCTGGTCCTGCGCCCCGGCACCGATGGCGCCCTGGCCGTGGCCACCATGCATGTGCTGCTGCGCGACGGTCTGGCCGACCGGGACTATATAGCCCGGTTCACCGATTTCTCGCCGGAGTTCGAAGCCCACCTCGCCTCGCGCACGCCGCAATGGGCGGCCGAAATCACCGGCCTGTCTGTAGCGGAAATCGAGGCCTTTGCCCATCTCGTCGGCAAGACGCCCAGAACATTCTTCCGCCTTGGCTTCGGCTTTTCGCGCCAACGCAATGGCTCGACGGCCATGCATGCGGCCCTTTCCATTCCGGCCATGACCGGTGCCTGGCAGCACCGGGGGGGCGGCGCCTTCCATTCCAATTCAGGCACCTGGGCACTCGACAAGTCGCGGCTCAAGGGCAGCCATTTGCAAAAGGGCAATCCGCGCCTGCTCGACATGTCCGAGATCGGTCCCATTCTCACAGGCGACGAAAAGGCCCTGCAGGGCGGCGGGCCAGTGCACGCCATGATCGTCCAGAACACCAATCCCGCCTCTATCGCGCCCGATCAGAAGCTGGTGCACGAAGGCTTACGGCGCGAGGACTTGTTCCTGGTGGTCCATGAGCAGTTCATGACCGAAACGGCCGAACTGGCCGATATTGTCCTGCCCGCCACCATGTTTTTAGAACACAACGACTATTACACCCGCGGCGGCCATACCCGGGTGCTCTACGGCCCCGCTGTGGTCGACGCACCGGGCGAGGCCCGCTCCAATCACGAGGTCATCAACTCCATCGCCCTGCGGCTGGGCAGCGACGATCCGATTTTCCGCACCAGCGCCCGCGATATGGTGGCTGACACCTTTGCGCGGTCCAACTATCCATCGCTCGAAGAGGTTGAACGAACCGGCTTTGTCGATAGGGAGCGCCCCGACGAGGAAGCGCGTTTCGCCAAGGGCTTTGCCTGGCCCGACGGCCGTTTCCGCTTCGCGCCGGACTGGCAGGCCGTCTCTGCCGCCAAGGGCTATCGCTGGGTCTGCGACCCGGCCATCATGCCGCGCTTTGCCGATCATTGGGCCATTACCGAGGCCACCAGTACTGAACACCCGTTCAAGCTGGCCACCAGCCCCGCCCGGGCTTTCCTCAATTCGTCCTTCAACCAGACCCCCGGCAGCCTCAAGCGCGAGGGTGAGCCGAGCGTTTTCATCCACCCCGACGATGCTGCCCGGCTAGGCATAGCCGATGGTGCTGCCGTCACGGTGGGCAATCACCGCGGTTCGGTGCAATTGACCGCGCGCCTGTTCGATGGCTTGCGCACCGGCGTGCTGATCGCGGAGGGCCTGCATCGCAACAAGGCGCATCGGGGCGAGCAGGGCATCAATATGCTGACCAGCGCTGAGCCGGCTCCGCCCTTTGGCGGCGCGCCGTTCCACGACGCCGCGGTCTGGGTCAGGCCGGCGGACTAG
- the ndk gene encoding nucleoside-diphosphate kinase has product MALERTFSIIKPDAVRRNLIGKIVAKFEENGLRPIAMKKIHMTREQAEGFYAVHKERPFFGELVEQMIASPVVVQVLEGENAILKNREIMGATNPANADEGTIRKEFALSVGENSVHGSDAPETAAQEIKFFFSDDELVG; this is encoded by the coding sequence ATGGCGCTCGAACGCACCTTCTCCATCATCAAGCCCGATGCCGTCCGCCGTAACCTGATCGGCAAGATCGTCGCCAAGTTCGAAGAGAACGGTCTGCGCCCCATCGCCATGAAGAAGATCCACATGACCCGCGAACAGGCCGAAGGCTTCTACGCGGTCCATAAGGAACGCCCCTTCTTCGGTGAACTGGTCGAGCAGATGATTGCCTCGCCGGTTGTCGTGCAGGTACTTGAAGGAGAAAACGCGATCCTCAAGAACCGCGAGATCATGGGCGCTACCAACCCGGCCAATGCCGATGAAGGCACCATCCGCAAGGAATTTGCTCTCTCGGTTGGCGAAAATTCGGTCCACGGCTCCGACGCTCCCGAGACCGCTGCCCAGGAAATCAAGTTCTTCTTCTCCGACGACGAGCTCGTTGGCTAA
- a CDS encoding DEAD/DEAH box helicase, with amino-acid sequence MSLPETIIAPIARALEAKGYDSLTPVQAAVIEPQTDGRDLLVSAQTGSGKTVAFGMAIAPTLLGDDLILPAPGAPLALVIAPTRELAMQVRRELDWLYADMHAQTAAGVGGMDQRTERRALERGAHIVVGTPGRLRDHITRGALDMSALRAVVLDEADEMLDLGFREDLEFILAAAPEDRRTLLFSATVPRQIADLAKTFQNDALRITATSSGEQHADIDYKLMVVPADQRENAVINTLLWYESTNTIVFASTREAVKHLSARLHNRGFDVVTLSGELTQSERTNALQAMRDGRARICVATDVAARGIDLPNLDLVIHAELPMNAETLLHRSGRTGRAGRKGTCVVISPSHRKRVALSILRTAKIEAEMTAPPSAADIDARYQDHILSAATLTVPANEEEAPLVAQLLERHSAEAIAAAYLRLQMAARPVPEDVVAAAPDEPRAPRSRERFAGGSWFKVNLGRKQRAEPRWLLPMICKAGGVTKGDIGSIRIFDTETIFEVAADKVDSFLRSVGKNGTGEKGVHIGAVEGPSERSERPQGKRRPPGPPEKYDPMKPRPEKADRKERYGKPKSDDLEAFMEIPRPPREPKPARPPKPFAPKDKGKPKWAKPTAEGVERPAKKKAAKPKDHKKKRSE; translated from the coding sequence TTGTCCCTGCCTGAAACCATCATTGCCCCTATTGCCCGCGCCCTTGAGGCCAAGGGCTACGACAGCCTCACGCCGGTACAGGCCGCCGTTATCGAGCCGCAGACCGATGGCCGCGACCTGCTGGTTTCCGCCCAGACCGGCTCTGGCAAGACTGTCGCCTTCGGTATGGCCATAGCCCCGACGCTCCTGGGGGACGATCTCATCCTGCCCGCACCAGGTGCCCCGCTGGCTTTGGTCATCGCCCCCACCCGCGAACTGGCCATGCAGGTCCGCCGCGAGCTCGACTGGCTCTATGCCGATATGCACGCCCAGACCGCCGCTGGTGTCGGCGGCATGGATCAGCGCACCGAGCGCCGCGCGCTGGAGCGCGGCGCCCATATCGTCGTGGGCACGCCCGGGCGCCTGCGCGACCACATCACGCGCGGCGCGCTGGATATGTCCGCCCTACGCGCCGTGGTGCTCGACGAGGCCGACGAAATGCTCGATCTTGGTTTCCGCGAGGATCTTGAGTTCATCCTGGCCGCGGCACCGGAAGATCGCCGCACGCTGCTTTTTTCAGCGACTGTTCCGCGCCAGATAGCCGACTTGGCCAAGACCTTCCAGAACGATGCGCTGCGCATTACGGCCACCTCCTCGGGAGAGCAGCATGCCGATATCGACTACAAACTCATGGTTGTCCCCGCCGACCAGCGCGAAAACGCCGTCATCAACACGCTGCTCTGGTATGAAAGCACCAATACCATTGTCTTCGCCTCCACCCGCGAGGCAGTGAAGCACCTTTCGGCGCGGCTGCACAATCGCGGCTTCGACGTTGTGACCCTCTCGGGCGAATTGACCCAGTCCGAGCGCACCAATGCGCTTCAGGCCATGCGCGACGGGCGCGCCCGCATCTGCGTGGCGACAGACGTTGCGGCACGCGGCATCGATCTGCCCAATCTCGATCTCGTCATTCATGCCGAGCTGCCCATGAATGCCGAGACGCTGCTGCATCGCTCGGGCCGCACCGGCCGCGCCGGGCGCAAGGGCACCTGTGTTGTTATCTCGCCCAGCCATCGGAAAAGGGTCGCGCTCTCCATCCTGCGGACCGCCAAGATCGAGGCGGAAATGACCGCTCCGCCCAGCGCCGCCGATATCGATGCGCGCTATCAGGACCATATTCTGTCAGCTGCCACCCTGACGGTCCCCGCCAATGAGGAAGAGGCGCCGCTGGTCGCTCAGCTTCTCGAGCGCCATAGCGCCGAGGCCATCGCCGCCGCCTATCTCCGGCTGCAAATGGCCGCCCGGCCGGTGCCTGAGGACGTGGTCGCGGCGGCACCGGATGAGCCGCGCGCGCCGCGCAGCCGCGAGCGCTTTGCCGGCGGAAGCTGGTTCAAGGTCAATCTGGGCCGCAAGCAGCGGGCCGAACCGCGCTGGCTGCTGCCCATGATCTGCAAGGCGGGCGGTGTCACCAAGGGCGATATCGGCTCGATCCGTATTTTCGATACCGAGACGATTTTCGAGGTCGCCGCCGACAAGGTCGACAGCTTCTTGCGCTCTGTGGGCAAGAACGGCACCGGAGAAAAGGGCGTACATATCGGCGCTGTCGAGGGCCCGAGCGAACGCTCGGAGCGGCCGCAGGGTAAGCGCCGCCCGCCAGGCCCGCCTGAAAAATACGATCCGATGAAGCCACGCCCCGAAAAGGCGGACCGAAAGGAACGCTATGGCAAGCCGAAGTCCGATGATCTCGAGGCCTTCATGGAGATCCCAAGGCCGCCGCGCGAACCCAAACCTGCGCGGCCCCCCAAGCCCTTCGCACCCAAGGACAAGGGCAAACCCAAATGGGCCAAGCCCACTGCCGAGGGTGTTGAGCGGCCTGCCAAAAAGAAGGCCGCAAAGCCCAAGGACCACAAGAAAAAGCGGAGCGAGTGA
- a CDS encoding MFS transporter yields MTRMRLPVTALLGANMFFSGVTYAATMPYASLVGVDTLGMSPGWFATVMSTGAICGTFVSLGLGYLSDKLPDRRILVLITALAGILAHGLIYLIPSQASFAIAMGLIMPLAGACYGQSFGYVRVYYVKHRPDRVDFMVTSLRTVFTLAWIVVPPLAGWIAAEYSIFDVYLASSLSYAAMAGIFALLLVEPRAAVQMPPPVRAKGASLLSAFELQPGILAGLAGLIVMVGAMRLLTLSVSLFIVSDLGGTVADVGFYAGITAAVEAPCMLLLAWLTTKLSKETILAAAGLVMALFIGLTSALNSMSALYWLLLLNGLGTAALMSVNIPYIQDAIKGRIGLSTSLMDIVAIAANILGAAGFGILAAGGNYRFALVCAAGLSVLGAIVMAAGNLARLGRLRPQAATG; encoded by the coding sequence ATGACCCGGATGCGCCTGCCCGTGACGGCCCTTTTGGGCGCTAATATGTTCTTTTCAGGGGTCACCTATGCCGCCACCATGCCCTATGCCTCGCTGGTGGGCGTGGACACGCTGGGCATGTCGCCGGGCTGGTTTGCCACAGTGATGAGCACGGGCGCCATTTGCGGCACATTCGTGTCGCTGGGCCTGGGCTATCTCTCCGACAAGCTTCCAGACCGACGCATTCTGGTGCTAATCACCGCCCTTGCCGGCATCCTTGCGCATGGCCTGATTTACCTCATCCCCTCGCAGGCAAGCTTTGCCATTGCCATGGGTCTGATCATGCCGCTGGCAGGGGCCTGCTATGGGCAGAGCTTTGGCTATGTTCGGGTGTACTATGTGAAGCACCGCCCGGACAGGGTGGACTTCATGGTCACATCGCTGCGCACCGTCTTCACGCTGGCCTGGATCGTCGTACCGCCCCTGGCCGGTTGGATCGCGGCCGAATACAGCATTTTCGATGTCTATCTGGCGTCCTCGCTGAGCTATGCGGCGATGGCCGGCATTTTCGCCTTGCTGCTTGTCGAGCCCAGGGCGGCAGTGCAAATGCCACCGCCGGTGCGCGCCAAGGGGGCCTCGCTGCTCTCGGCCTTCGAGCTGCAACCCGGCATTCTGGCAGGATTGGCGGGCCTCATCGTGATGGTGGGGGCGATGCGGCTGCTGACCCTGAGCGTCTCGCTGTTCATTGTCAGCGACCTGGGTGGCACGGTCGCCGATGTCGGCTTTTATGCCGGTATCACCGCCGCGGTCGAAGCGCCCTGCATGCTGCTGCTTGCCTGGCTCACGACGAAGCTGAGCAAGGAAACCATATTGGCGGCGGCTGGCCTGGTGATGGCGCTATTCATCGGCCTCACCAGCGCCCTCAACAGTATGTCGGCGCTTTACTGGCTGCTGCTGCTCAACGGGCTGGGAACGGCCGCGCTGATGAGCGTCAACATCCCCTATATCCAGGATGCGATTAAGGGGCGGATCGGTCTCTCCACCTCGCTGATGGATATTGTCGCCATTGCCGCCAATATTCTGGGTGCGGCGGGCTTCGGCATATTGGCGGCAGGCGGAAATTACCGCTTCGCGCTGGTCTGTGCGGCCGGTCTGTCCGTGTTGGGAGCAATTGTCATGGCCGCTGGCAATCTTGCGCGGCTGGGTCGGCTGCGGCCGCAGGCCGCAACCGGCTGA
- a CDS encoding ABC-F family ATP-binding cassette domain-containing protein, whose amino-acid sequence MLTINNLTYRIQGRPLFEEASLVLPDGAKAGFVGKNGTGKTTLFHLIQGHIGADSGSTEVNKKARIGAVAQEAPAGEETVLEVVLAADKERSALLAEAETATDPHRIGEIHMRLADIDAHSAEARASSILKGLGFEQDRQNAPTRELSGGWRMRVALAAVLFSQPDLLLLDEPTNYLDLEGTLWLEKYLATYPYTVFLISHDRDLLNKAVNSIVHLEHRKLTYYKGNYDTFEETRRMQMELNNKQREKTLEQIAHLQKFVDRFKAKATKAKQAQARVKMIEKLRPPEAMFDEHAAPFQFQQPKADLPTPMITLDKVSTGYGDKVILRNVTQRIDPDARIALIGVNGNGKSTFAKLLAGDIPVMDGQLKINKKLEIAHFAQHQMDKLKPEQTPLEHVAELMPLDNEAKRRSRLAQMGLTTSRMDTKAKNLSGGERARLLMGLITFSGPSMMILDEPTNHLDIDSRDALVYALNDYRGAVLIISHDRHLIEATCDTLWIAENGTIRELDEDLDSYQRNITANKEGKSGGGNANGGDRKQSRQEAAARRAELAPLKKKIADAETKMKRLRAEIDKVDAHLADPKIYDGSPDRLIALGRDKSRFTTDLEAVEESWLELSAKLEEAERA is encoded by the coding sequence ATGCTGACCATCAATAATCTCACCTATCGCATTCAGGGTCGCCCGCTCTTCGAAGAGGCATCGCTGGTGCTGCCCGATGGCGCCAAGGCCGGCTTTGTGGGAAAGAACGGCACCGGCAAGACGACGCTGTTTCACCTGATCCAGGGCCATATCGGCGCCGATAGCGGCTCCACCGAGGTCAACAAGAAGGCCCGGATCGGCGCCGTGGCGCAGGAGGCGCCGGCGGGCGAGGAAACCGTGCTCGAGGTGGTGCTGGCTGCCGACAAGGAGCGTTCGGCCCTGCTTGCGGAAGCCGAAACGGCGACCGATCCGCATCGGATCGGCGAAATCCATATGCGGCTGGCCGATATCGACGCGCATTCCGCCGAGGCGCGCGCCTCCTCGATCCTCAAGGGTCTCGGCTTCGAGCAGGATCGGCAGAACGCGCCGACGCGCGAGCTGTCCGGCGGCTGGCGCATGCGCGTGGCGCTGGCGGCAGTGCTGTTTTCTCAGCCCGACCTGCTGCTGCTCGACGAGCCGACCAACTATCTCGATCTCGAAGGTACTCTGTGGCTGGAGAAATATCTCGCCACCTATCCCTATACCGTGTTCCTGATCAGCCACGATCGCGACCTCTTGAACAAGGCGGTCAACTCTATCGTGCATCTCGAGCATCGGAAGCTCACCTACTACAAGGGCAATTACGACACGTTTGAAGAGACGCGCCGGATGCAGATGGAGCTCAACAACAAGCAGCGTGAAAAGACGCTGGAGCAGATCGCACATCTGCAAAAGTTCGTGGATCGCTTCAAGGCCAAGGCCACCAAGGCAAAGCAGGCCCAGGCGCGCGTCAAGATGATCGAGAAACTGCGACCGCCCGAGGCGATGTTTGACGAGCATGCGGCCCCGTTCCAGTTCCAGCAGCCCAAGGCGGACCTGCCCACCCCGATGATCACCCTGGACAAGGTCTCAACCGGCTATGGCGACAAGGTCATTTTGCGCAATGTCACACAGCGCATCGACCCGGATGCTCGCATCGCCCTGATCGGTGTGAACGGTAACGGCAAGTCGACCTTTGCCAAGCTGCTGGCCGGCGATATTCCGGTGATGGACGGCCAGCTCAAGATCAACAAGAAGCTCGAGATTGCCCATTTCGCGCAGCACCAGATGGACAAGCTCAAGCCCGAGCAGACCCCGCTGGAACATGTTGCAGAGCTGATGCCGCTCGACAATGAGGCAAAACGCCGGAGCCGCCTGGCCCAGATGGGCCTGACCACATCGCGCATGGACACTAAGGCCAAGAACCTTTCCGGTGGCGAGCGGGCACGTCTTCTAATGGGGCTCATCACCTTTTCGGGGCCGTCGATGATGATCCTGGACGAACCGACCAACCATCTCGACATCGATAGCCGCGATGCGCTGGTCTATGCACTCAACGACTACCGGGGGGCAGTGCTGATCATTTCGCACGACCGGCACCTGATCGAGGCGACCTGCGACACGCTCTGGATCGCCGAAAATGGCACTATTCGCGAGCTGGACGAGGATCTCGACAGCTACCAGCGCAACATCACCGCCAACAAGGAAGGCAAATCCGGCGGCGGCAATGCCAATGGGGGCGATCGCAAGCAGTCGCGGCAGGAGGCCGCGGCCCGTCGCGCCGAGCTGGCCCCGCTCAAGAAGAAGATTGCCGATGCCGAAACCAAGATGAAGCGGCTGCGGGCCGAAATCGACAAGGTCGATGCCCATCTGGCCGACCCCAAGATTTACGATGGATCGCCGGACCGGCTGATCGCGCTGGGTCGGGACAAGTCCCGGTTCACCACCGACCTTGAAGCGGTGGAGGAAAGCTGGCTGGAATTGAGCGCCAAACTGGAGGAGGCCGAGCGGGCATGA
- a CDS encoding MDR family MFS transporter, translated as MSTPIQPAAEPDNPSVALVIGAVAVTLLLASLGQTIVSAALPVIVGQLGGLDHLTWVVIAYLLSSTVVAPIYGKLGDLYGRKIVLQVAIVIFLVGAVLSAMATNMTYLIAARAIQGLGGGGLMVVAMTVVADIIPPRQRGRVQGLFGAVFGVATVVGPLLGGFIVEHISWQWIFLINLPLGLLALAVIAVALKPRGIRVKHAIDYPGFVLLSGGLTAFVLATSLGGNTWPWLSPQIAGLVVFALAMLSAFVWTEARAAEPVLPLSLFRINTFALTSGIGFLVGMAMFGSITFLPMYLQLAKGVSPMDSALQLVPMMVGMIGTSMLSGFLMTRTGRYKLLPQLSTLVLTAGCLLLATMQLDTPAWQIAIYMFLVGAGIGPVNSVSITATQNAVPRAVVGAATAGNTLFRQIGGSIGVSIFGAIFSSGLAERLSAVMPEGAGSAGFSAQAVASMPEPLRNQMLEAFASALHPVFFTAAGVAILAFCLTFLLEELPLATTLRKEPEAETDAEKQTSAALAGAPASVRG; from the coding sequence ATGTCCACCCCCATTCAACCGGCCGCAGAGCCGGACAATCCATCCGTTGCCCTTGTCATCGGCGCGGTCGCCGTCACCCTCCTATTGGCCTCCCTGGGCCAAACCATTGTCTCGGCGGCCCTGCCGGTCATTGTCGGGCAGCTTGGCGGGCTCGACCATCTCACCTGGGTCGTGATTGCCTATCTGCTCAGCTCCACTGTGGTGGCGCCGATCTATGGCAAGCTCGGCGATCTCTATGGCCGCAAGATCGTGCTTCAGGTCGCCATCGTCATTTTCCTTGTAGGTGCCGTGCTCTCTGCCATGGCCACGAACATGACCTACCTCATCGCCGCGCGCGCCATTCAGGGGCTGGGTGGCGGCGGTCTCATGGTGGTCGCCATGACGGTAGTTGCCGATATTATTCCACCGCGCCAGCGGGGCAGGGTGCAGGGCCTGTTCGGCGCTGTCTTTGGCGTGGCGACGGTGGTCGGCCCACTGCTCGGCGGCTTCATTGTCGAGCACATTTCCTGGCAGTGGATCTTTCTGATCAACCTGCCGCTGGGCCTGCTCGCGCTGGCCGTCATCGCGGTCGCGCTCAAGCCACGCGGCATCCGCGTCAAGCACGCCATCGACTATCCAGGCTTCGTGCTGCTTTCCGGCGGCCTTACCGCTTTCGTGCTGGCCACATCGCTGGGCGGCAATACTTGGCCATGGCTCTCGCCGCAGATCGCCGGCCTGGTCGTCTTCGCCCTCGCCATGCTCTCGGCCTTTGTCTGGACCGAGGCGCGGGCCGCCGAGCCCGTGCTGCCGCTGAGCCTTTTCCGCATCAATACCTTTGCCCTGACCAGCGGTATCGGCTTTTTGGTGGGCATGGCCATGTTCGGCTCGATCACCTTCCTGCCCATGTATCTGCAATTGGCCAAGGGTGTGTCGCCCATGGATTCGGCATTGCAGCTCGTGCCCATGATGGTGGGCATGATCGGCACGTCGATGCTGTCCGGTTTCCTGATGACCCGCACGGGTCGCTATAAGCTATTGCCGCAGCTCTCGACCCTGGTCCTGACGGCAGGCTGTCTCTTGCTCGCCACCATGCAGCTCGACACCCCAGCCTGGCAGATCGCCATTTATATGTTCCTGGTTGGCGCGGGCATCGGGCCGGTCAACAGCGTCAGCATTACCGCCACGCAAAACGCCGTGCCGCGCGCGGTGGTCGGGGCGGCCACTGCTGGCAACACACTGTTCCGCCAGATCGGCGGGTCCATTGGCGTTTCCATTTTCGGTGCCATTTTTTCGAGCGGCCTGGCCGAGCGGTTGAGCGCCGTCATGCCCGAGGGGGCAGGGTCGGCAGGCTTCAGCGCCCAGGCCGTGGCGAGCATGCCCGAACCCTTGCGCAACCAGATGCTTGAGGCATTTGCCTCCGCGCTTCATCCCGTATTCTTCACTGCCGCCGGTGTGGCCATCCTGGCCTTCTGCCTGACCTTCCTGCTCGAAGAATTGCCCCTGGCAACCACCCTGCGCAAAGAACCGGAAGCCGAAACCGACGCCGAGAAACAGACCAGCGCCGCATTGGCTGGCGCGCCAGCCAGTGTCCGGGGTTGA
- a CDS encoding DUF718 domain-containing protein, whose amino-acid sequence MTAYNIVRMRVKPGFEDAFIAHHDAMLKSAGDEFKAAGMHRFSLVKTGDRDYCVLGEWDDFDSIVKARPAMIRSLDGLRAMLEDLGGDLGVTDPVSGEATAEYDVRTVVH is encoded by the coding sequence ATGACGGCCTATAATATTGTGCGTATGCGGGTGAAGCCCGGTTTCGAAGATGCGTTCATTGCCCATCACGATGCCATGCTCAAATCGGCGGGCGATGAATTCAAAGCGGCCGGCATGCACCGGTTCAGTCTCGTCAAGACCGGCGACCGCGACTATTGCGTGCTCGGCGAGTGGGACGACTTCGACAGTATCGTCAAGGCCAGACCGGCCATGATCCGGTCACTGGATGGCCTGCGCGCCATGCTCGAAGACCTGGGCGGCGATCTCGGCGTTACCGATCCTGTGTCCGGAGAAGCCACAGCCGAATATGATGTCCGGACTGTCGTGCACTAG
- a CDS encoding 4-oxalocrotonate tautomerase family protein yields MPYVNVRILDDDVTAEQKAQVIAEITDTMVRVLNKSPETTFVVIDEVPLENWGFKGKPIAQLRKQPKD; encoded by the coding sequence ATGCCCTACGTCAACGTTCGCATTCTCGACGATGATGTCACCGCCGAGCAAAAGGCTCAGGTGATCGCCGAGATTACGGATACGATGGTCCGCGTGCTCAACAAGTCACCAGAGACCACTTTCGTCGTTATCGACGAAGTGCCGCTCGAAAACTGGGGTTTCAAGGGCAAGCCCATCGCCCAGTTGCGCAAGCAGCCCAAGGACTGA